Proteins found in one Hevea brasiliensis isolate MT/VB/25A 57/8 chromosome 18, ASM3005281v1, whole genome shotgun sequence genomic segment:
- the LOC110646395 gene encoding SWI/SNF complex subunit SWI3D-like has product MEEKLTGTTAAAGAESPASAEPPSSRRRAGGLKRKANVLSTSNSSSTPSKRLTREKALISHPSIHNGGPLTRAHQSPNNLSSAAYAATGCKLEEKVAMSTSGAVTVATLEEEVNKLEELQAAIEADFEGIRSKDSNAHVVPIHCGWFSWTKIHLLEERALPSFFNMNSQTRTPDTYMEIRNWIVKKFHANPNVQIELKDLSELEVADLDAKQEVLEFLDYWGLINFHPFPQVESAANADDDREAKEDSLLEKLFCFEIIQPCPPVIQKPNLSTPALAPGLFPESSLAEELVRPEEPAVEYHCNSCSADCSRKRYHCQKKADYDLCADCFSNGIFGSNMSSSDFILMEPAEAPGLSGGKWTDQETLLLLEALELYKENWNEIAEHVATKIKAQCILHFVQMPIEDVFFDCDDDVDGISKETKDQRATTDDTSVPKDGTETMKDKTGAKEDHPLKLEASRSEEVVEVKGCQETAKPNNTSEAIVDEKSSKSEDTIEVKAAQHACENLALKALTEAFEAVGYPCTPENRLSFAEVGNPVMALAVFLARLVGSDVAVASARSSLKSLNSDSPGMQLATRHCFLLEDPPDDQKGPAGLDCSAIETANQDAQKYNHERQAQKDLDGRDLSIDHSDEKTEDCTSEEKQPPDSSNDEPTEKLNAANDAVTVNFHEEVEIGKLKESSDSLQKEPQVSALKELNEMQSKSPCPPSSIKETEGSSVALNSQQTEVSKDEDMVSNLKPSENEPCQSAAPVLVQEPSLAAETSEDVGMISDSLPAEKNEQLVKSNSVANNSQPTEAPKDICMSSELPSEAKESQQPVASNSVVGKGATAAEDHKDSKKWKPNREEIKEDNRFYKFKCAAVSALSAAAVKAKLLANQEEDQIRQLAALLIKKQVHKLEMKLAFFKEMDLVTMRVREQLDRLRQRLYHERAQIIAARLGLPASSSRGMPPTLPTNRIATNCANSIPRPLMSMTSQRPPIARPMGTLSPTPSNPFVSTTAAGSSIRPSGQD; this is encoded by the exons ATGGAGGAGAAACTAACGGGGACCACAGCCGCTGCGGGAGCGGAGTCACCGGCGTCGGCCGAGCCCCCGTCGTCACGGCGGCGAGCCGGAGGACTAAAGAGGAAAGCCAACGTGCTCTCAACATCCAACTCTTCATCGACACCGTCGAAACGCCTCACACGCGAGAAAGCCCTGATCTCTCACCCTTCGATCCACAATGGAGGCCCGTTGACCAGAGCCCACCAGAGCCCCAACAATTTGTCTTCTGCGGCTTATGCCGCTACTGGATGTAAGCTCGAGGAGAAGGTGGCTATGTCGACGTCGGGGGCTGTGACGGTGGCAACACTGGAGGAGGAGGTGAATAAGTTGGAGGAGTTGCAGGCAGCAATAGAAGCGGATTTTGAGGGAATTAGATCCAAAGATTCTAACGCCCATGTGGTGCCTATTCATTGCG GTTGGTTTTCATGGACGAAAATTCACCTCCTTGAGGAGCGTGCACTACCTTCATTCTTTAATATGAACTCTCAAACCAGGACACCTGATACCTACATGGAGATACGTAATTGGATTGTGAAAAAATTTCATGCAAATCCAAATGTGCAGATTGAATTGAAAGATCTGTCTGAGCTTGAAGTTGCAGACCTAGATGCAAAGCAAGAGGTGCTTGAGTTCTTGGACTATTGGGGCTTGATTAATTTCCACCCATTCCCGCAAGTAGAATCTGCTGCAAATGCTGATGATGATAGAGAAGCAAAGGAGGATTCATTGCTTGAGAAGTTATTTTGCTTTGAAATCATTCAACCATGTCCACCTGTTATTCAGAAGCCTAATCTCTCGACTCCAGCTCTGGCACCTGGGTTGTTTCCAGAGTCTTCACTTGCAGAAGAGTTAGTGAGGCCTGAGGAGCCAGCTGTTGAGTACCACTGCAATTCTTGTTCAGCTGATTGCTCGCGCAAGCGCTACCATTGTCAAAAGAAG GCAGATTATGATCTATGTGCTGATTGCTTTAGTAATGGGATATTTGGATCAAACATGTCTTCTTCAGATTTTATTCTCATGGAGCCTGCTGAGGCTCCTGGTCTAAGTGGTGGAAAGTGGACAGATCAGGAGACCCTACTTCTTCTTGAAGCATTGGAACTTTATAAAGAAAACTGGAATGAGATTGCAGAGCATGTTGCCACAAAAATTAAAGCTCAATGTATATTGCACTTTGTTCAAATGCCTATTGAAGATGTCTTTTTTGACTGTGACGATGATGTAGATGGGATTTCCAAAGAAACTAAAGATCAACGTGCAACCACTGATGATACATCTGTTCCTAAGGATGGGACTGAAACAATGAAGGATAAAACTGGTGCTAAGGAGGATCATCCTCTGAAGCTGGAAGCTTCAAGATCAGAAGAAGTGGTTGAAGTAAAAGGTTGTCAGGAAACTGCAAAGCCTAACAACACCAGTGAAGCAATAGTTGATGAGAAATCTTCAAAATCAGAAGATACTATTGAAGTGAAGGCTGCTCAGCATGCCTGTGAAAATTTGGCACTCAAAGCTCTTACAGAAGCATTTGAAGCTGTTGGTTATCCCTGTACTCCTGAAAATCGACTTTCATTTGCTGAAGTTGGAAATCCTGTCATGGCTTTG GCTGTGTTTTTAGCCAGACTGGTAGGAAGTGATGTGGCTGTGGCTTCAGCTCGCAGCTCTTTGAAGTCTTTAAATAGTGATTCTCCAGGTATGCAGCTGGCTACAAGGCACTGCTTTCTTTTGGAAGATCCACCAGATGACCAGAAGGGACCAGCGGGTCTTGATTG CAGTGCCATAGAAACGGCTAATCAAGATGCTCAAAAGTACAACCATGAACGCCAAGCCCAGAAAGACTTGGATGGAAGAGACTTATCAATTGACCACAGTGATGAGAAAACTGAAGATTGTACTTCAGAGGAAAAGCAACCTCCAGATTCCTCAAATGATGAACCCACAGAGAAATTAAATGCTGCAAATGATGCAGTTACTGTAAATTTTCATGAGGAAGTTGAAATTGGTAAATTGAAGGAGTCTAGTGACTCATTACAAAAGGAACCTCAGGTAAGTGCGTTAAAGGAATTAAATGAGATGCAATCCAAGTCTCCATGTCCACCAAGTTCTATAAAGGAGACAGAAGGGTCTTCAGTGGCTCTGAACTCTCAGCAAACAGAGGTCTCTAAGGATGAAGATATGGTGTCCAATTTGAAACCTTCTGAAAATGAGCCTTGTCAATCAGCTGCACCAGTGTTGGTACAAGAGCCCTCTCTAGCTGCAGAGACATCAGAGGATGTTGGCATGATCTCAGATTCTCTGCCTGCTGAGAAGAATGAGCAACTAGTGAAATCAAATTCAGTAGCAAATAACTCTCAGCCTACAGAGGCACCAAAGGATATATGCATGTCATCTGAACTGCCTTCAGAAGCAAAAGAGTCTCAGCAGCCAGTTGCCTCAAATTCAGTTGTTGGAAAAGGAGCAACTgcag CTGAGGACCACAAGGACAGTAAAAAATGGAAGCCTAATCGTGAAGAGATTAAAGAGGACAACCGCTTCTATAAATTTAAGTGTGCTGCAGTTTCTGCTCTTTCAGCAGCAGCAGTGAAGGCAAAACTTCTTGCAAACCAGGAAGAAGACCAAATCCGTCAACTTGCTGCATTGTTGATAAAAAAGCAG GTGCATAAGCTGGAAATGAAGTTGGCTTTCTTTAAAGAAATGGACCTCGTGACAATGAGGGTTAGGGAGCAACTTGACAGATTAAGGCAAAGGCTGTACCATGAGCGAGCACAAATAATTGCA
- the LOC110646391 gene encoding organ-specific protein S2: MLGDLHANQNFKKKKKSKSSFAITTIFLLLLVANGINARKDVGEYWKGAMKPTTENFDEHKKQKNFVVDFEPISNLWVYNDDALLRKKKSFAFVKDFEPSPNLSVYDKDDDLKDQKKSFANDFEPRPNVSIYNE, translated from the exons ATGCTAGGTGACCTCCATGCAAATcagaactttaaaaaaaaaaaaaaaagtaaatcctCGTTCGCTATCACCACCATTTTCTTGCTTCTTTTG GTTGCCAATGGCATCAATGCAAGAAAAGATGTGGGTGAATATTGGAAAGGTGCAATGAAACCCAcaactgaaaattttgatgagCACAAGAAACAGAAGAATTTTGTGGTAGATTTTGAGCCAATATCTAATTTATGGGTTTACAATGATGATGCTCTTCTTAGAAAAAAGAAGTCATTTGCATTTGTTAAAGACTTTGAGCCAAGCCCTAACTTATCAGTATATGATAAAGATGATGATCTTAAGGACCAGAAGAAGTCATTTGCTAATGATTTCGAACCCAGGCCAAATGTTTCAATTTACAATGAGTAA